A stretch of Lactuca sativa cultivar Salinas chromosome 6, Lsat_Salinas_v11, whole genome shotgun sequence DNA encodes these proteins:
- the LOC122194595 gene encoding uncharacterized protein LOC122194595, translating into MQGTGKTEEDIDRTVLWKKARELKIGGYDTDVKMIVDKIDELQKSGSFGEVTCGTYDVLTEALGTQEQRGRVRGMGKFITPQQYLYLPKNVKYYLEIENERVDKRINKLEDDLEKLKRDVLNVSEAASCQIGGVIEDFEKQPHDESLDNSCLLAVEFAANVVAKGTIMKYSASDENIEVMIETILQGEALIPFPLEEEFIVNVKDGLGHILSWPRHLVIRCSDLGKVVAKSVKKHATPVKKAATPVNEDVTPVKEDATPPKEEIGSNKKEKGIGKMVDGEKQPCDMEKGMMWKK; encoded by the exons ATGCAAGGAACCGGCAAGACGGAAGAGGATATTGATAGGACAGTGCTGTGGAAAAAAGCAAGAGAGTTGAAGATAGGAGGATACGATACAGATGTGAAGATGATTGTTGATAAAATT GATGAGCTTCAGAAATCGGGAAGCTTTGGAGAGGTTACATGTGGAACATATGATGTGCTTACAGAGGCCTTGGGTACTCAGGAACAACGTGGGCGTGTACGAGGGATGGGTAAATTTATAACGCCACAACAATACTTATATTTACCCAAGAATGTTAAGTATTACTTGGAGATTGAGAACGAGAGGGTGGATAAACGAATCAACAAACTTGAAGATGACTTGGAGAAACTAAAAAGAGATGTACTTAATGTTTCTGAAGCTGCAAGTTGCCAAATAGGGGGCGTcattgaagattttgaaaaacAACCACATGATGAATCACTT GATAATTCATGTCTTCTTGCGGTTGAATTTGCTGCAAACGTAGTTGCTAAAGGAACCATAATGAAGTATAGTGCATCgg ATGAAAACATTGAAGTTATGATTGAAACAATTTTGCAAGGAGAAGCTTTAATACcctttccacttgaagaggagttcATTGTGAATGTCAAAGATGGACTGGGACACATATTAAGCTGGCCAAGACACTTAGTTATTCGATGCTCTGACCTG GGAAAAGTGGTGGCGAAATCTGTGAAAAAGCATGCAACACCAGTGAAGAAAGCTGCAACACCAGTGAATGAAGATGTAACACCAGTGAAGGAAGATGCAACACCTCCAAAAGAAGAAATAGGAAGTAATAAGAAAGAAAAGGGGATAGGAAAAATGGTTGATGGAGAAAAACAACCATGTGATATGGAAAAAGGAATGATGTGGAAGAAGTGA